A single genomic interval of Arachis duranensis cultivar V14167 chromosome 7, aradu.V14167.gnm2.J7QH, whole genome shotgun sequence harbors:
- the LOC110274018 gene encoding exocyst complex component EXO70B1-like, which yields MAGSLTKIQRYLRQAHVWRFVGLASTTVGLSCYALSSSFNHLFGRWNFLKIFIYIVSSITICFMILFAKSWQCSTALRFKAHLSFLVLTITAIYSFFFDKDVNGKPDVYGLISCAAFAVMSLSLSRQSHLGFEVDLLYFFLGALIVQFMKIHLFLGIFGVGLSYSLIILRSSLDLENEHQRLDDQYHSVVQVDSDSQQQQKEAAQVDSDSQEVNTDIVIMKTQFTACINALKLCDRELINMLSNYAKDNVKTFIESNLEDHVPVDSNMVIDALPSNIIDDLREGVKFMVANGLQKECCDSYSSCRREYLEKFISSSNLKLPNIVNVVEVESTALEFQVRNWITTSNLAMRLLFPNERRLCERIFMGLSTATDIVFTEICREFTIHQFKFSGCFTFEVFPMSVRVFKALNDLIPEYESLFSQKSCDSIRNEAISNWKRLGKATKGIFIELEDWICNDEAISDVPDELYPICRKVIECLNVVFKAWVILPLENFFEEHPMVVHREGSPSSFFIQLIRIIELLEKHLEVRFKSCPDRALRCITAMNNVRHIEQNAKKWNWDTRPMYNSGIIRKLSAKVRQNLEDYLRISWDDVVGLLKLGDNEAYSAESMKENLKLFNLHFKEICRVQSTWFVLDEQLRKEIRESIDNILLPIYGVFIGKLYDVLGSHANEYIEYSMLDIDALLNDLFRA from the coding sequence ATGGCGGGGTCACTCACTAAAATTCAGAGATATCTGAGGCAAGCACATGTATGGAGGTTTGTTGGTCTGGCTTCAACTACAGTTGGATTATCATGTTATGCTCTCAGCTCCTCCTTTAACCATCTCTTTGGAAGGTGGaactttctcaaaatctttatctATATTGTTTCCAGTATCACCATTTGTTTCATGATTTTATTTGCAAAGTCATGGCAATGCTCCACCGCATTGCGATTCAAAGCTCACCTGTCTTTTCTGGTTTTGACAATAACCGCCATCTACTCCTTTTTCTTTGATAAAGATGTCAACGGAAAACCGGATGTTTACGGCCTAATTTCTTGTGCTGCGTTTGCTGTGATGTCACTGAGCTTGTCGAGGCAGAGCCACTTGGGATTTGAAGTGGATTTGTTATATTTCTTCTTGGGAGCTTTGATTGTACAATTCATGAAGATACATTTGTTTTTAGGTATCTTTGGAGTGGGACTCAGCTACTCCCTCATCATTCTCCGTTCTTCTTTAGATTTGGAAAATGAGCATCAGAGGTTGGATGATCAGTATCACTCAGTTGTGCAAGTTGACTCAGattcacaacaacaacaaaaagaagCTGCACAAGTGGATTCAGATTCACAAGAAGTCAACACTGATATTGTCATTATGAAGACACAATTCACCGCTTGTATAAATGCTCTTAAGTTATGTGATAGGGAGCTTATTAATATGCTTTCCAATTATGCAAAAGATAACGTCAAGACCTTCATTGAATCCAACCTTGAGGACCATGTCCCGGTTGACAGCAACATGGTGATTGATGCGCTGCCGTCAAACATTATCGATGACCTTCGAGAAGGAGTGAAGTTCATGGTGGCAAATGGACTTCAGAAGGAGTGTTGCGATTCGTATAGCAGCTGCCGCAGGGAATACTTAGAAAAGTTCATTTCCAGTTCAAACTTGAAACTCCCAAATATTGTGAATGTGGTTGAGGTGGAATCAACTGCTCTTGAATTTCAAGTTAGGAATTGGATTACCACTTCAAATTTAGCAATGAGATTGCTGTTTCCCAACGAAAGAAGACTGTGCGAGCGTATCTTCATGGGGCTCAGCACGGCTACAGATATCGTATTCACCGAAATTTGCAGGGAATTCACGAtacatcaattcaaattttcaGGTTGCTTTACATTTGAAGTTTTTCCCATGAGCGTAAGAGTTTTCAAGGCACTGAATGACTTGATTCCAGAGTATGAATCATTGTTTTCCCAGAAATCTTGTGATTCAATTAGAAATGAAGCTATCAGTAATTGGAAGAGACTGGGGAAAGCAACCAAAGGGATATTCATAGAGTTGGAGGATTGGATTTGCAATGATGAAGCCATATCAGATGTTCCTGACGAGCTTTATCCGATCTGCAGAAAAGTGATAGAGTGCCTTAATGTTGTTTTCAAAGCTTGGGTCATCCTTCCCCTTGAGAATTTTTTCGAAGAACACCCCATGGTTGTTCATAGAGAGGGAAGCCCGTCTTCATTCTTTATCCAGTTGATTAGGATAATAGAGCTTCTAGAGAAGCATCTGGAAGTCAGGTTCAAAAGCTGTCCGGACCGTGCTCTGCGCTGCATTACAGCGATGAATAATGTAAGGCACATTGAACAGAATGCAAAGAAATGGAACTGGGATACAAGACCCATGTATAATAGTGGCATAATTAGAAAACTGAGTGCAAAAGTCAGACAAAACCTTGAAGACTACCTAAGAATCTCGTGGGATGATGTTGTTGGGCTTTTGAAGCTGGGAGATAACGAAGCATACTCAGCGGAGTCTATGAAAGAGAATCTCAAATTGTTCAACTTGCACTTTAAGGAAATATGCAGGGTTCAGTCTACATGGTTTGTCCTAGATGAGCAgctaagaaaagaaataagagagtCCATAGATAATATCTTGTTGCCAATATATGGAGTCTTTATTGGAAAGTTGTATGATGTTCTTGGTTCGCATGCCAATGAGTATATTGAGTACTCAATGCTTGACATTGATGCTCTGCTCAACGATTTGTTTCGTGCATAA